CCAGCCCCAATGCTGcttgccagccctgcctgacGTGATGTACATTGAGTCACTTGGCTTAGGACTTTTTTTCCAGAGTGGATTTTTCCCTTGCTCTCGTCAGCCATAAACCCCAGATTGCTATGGGGTGTCTGGGGGATCAGCCCAAAGCTGGGGGGGGCGTCAGTGGGGCCAGGAGCAGTGTGGTACCTCTGACAGGATGGGATGTGTTTCCCTCTGATGGAAGAACTGTGAAGGGATGCCAAGGATGTGGGCCTGCCAGGAGCACCCATGGACTCCTGGCTTCTATGGGACCATCACAAGATGAGAAGACGGTGATGGGGTGCAATCCACCAGGAAGGGAGTAGGAGGCTTTGGTGCTTTAGGCTCAGCCTTCAAAACCCTGTTCCAGGAGCTTCAATGGGCTCacaaaaagtgaggaaaaaggcAAGATAACTAGCCAGCACTGGTAGGGAGCCAGGAATGCAATTTACCCAAGTGCCAGGCCATGCAGGGCTGTGATCACCCTTTTCCTCACAAAGTTGTCAAGCAACATAAGCTGCAAACCCCATTTACAGCCGTGGTTGTGTTGATTGACTTCAGGTGGGATTGCGCAGAACTCCTTGTTAAGCGCAGGTTAGATCTTCCAGCCCTCATTCATAGCTGCTCCTGTTTATTAACACATTCAATAGTCTCATTAAACAGGAGGTTTAATTAACTGCCATGTTTGAGCTCCACATTGTTGAGCTGAGCTAAGCTGCTCTTGGCTTTCTGAGCCTGGGTTGTGTTGCTCCACAACTGGAGTTGTTCCTGCTCAGATCTCTGTTTAGATTTCACCTTTGGCCAGGGCTTCTGCCCTGTTAGTGGTTGATGCAGTGATGCTCAAGTGAATTCAGCCACCCAGAGGCCATGACAATCCCATGAAGATAAGACACACCGAGTGTTCGGGCCATAACACatgggaaaaggagagcagCAATCGGCCTGTTCCCCCTTGCGAGGGCATGAGACATAAAATAACCTGAAACACTGATGGTCCATTTTCAGCAGTGCCTGGAATTTAGGTGCTGgctctgtttctgtgctggCCAGAAGCTTTGTGAGCAGGAGGTGGCATATAGGGCCAGATTTGCTTCACTGCTTTGCCCCCTGTGTGGAGCAGGGCAGGTGAGGGTGTGTTTGGTGGAGGAATACTTGAATAAGCAGGCAGTCCTTCATCCCAAAATGGGAAGAGTGGTATGGCAAGGATAGCTCAGGAGACTCAGCACTCCTGTCTGGACCATCTACAGtctgtctcctctctgctcagGCTCTGActcagctctggggctgcatgTAGGAAAACCCCATCCCTTCCTGactttttccctgctcccaaaacagctgcagccacagctgctcaggaacTCGTGGATGCTGGACCTGAAAACTTGTGGCATGTGGGGACTGAACTCAGTAGGCTGAACAAGGGGAACCAGGGAGGAAGGCAGCCCTGAGCCAAGGGGCTGGGGGCCACAGAGGGGGAGTGGGATGTGAGgctgaaggcagagctggcaggaaaCCCCACTCTGCAgcagggggctggaggggggAGTTTGGCTGGCAGAGACAGATTTAAGCGGGCTGAAGCCTGCCGCATTTTCCGTTGTTAGACATGGCTGGATTCACAACGTGACCGAGCAAAAGCTCCGGAACCCGGAACGAATTTGCAGGAGGGTGttggaaagcaaaagcagatttttgcaGCATAGTGAAGGAAACCAGATCCTTAGAGGGGTCCTGATTTGCTTGAGCTTCATGGGGGAACTAAATCCCACAAATTCCTTGCCTGGAGAGGGGCGGGCTGTGTGATCCCCCTGACGTGGCATCTGGAGCAAGATGCAAATGCATCATGCGTGTTTGTGCTGCAAAGGCATGCCAGCTCCCCCACTCCCGAGAGCCGATTtcagagggaaactgaggcagggagcagcaaggCAGCTTGCTGGGGAGGTCTGGAGCCCTATCCCTGTGCACATGGATTTTGCACTGCTGTGGCATGGAGCAGCCCCACCATTGCCCAATAGCTCCACTCCAGCCAAGAGAGCACGGTGGTTTACACCCCAATACCCCGCTCAGACGTGGCTCCTGGTGTGGGGCAAGTGCAGATATCCCTTGGGAGTTATCCTCCCATTTACTTACAGCAGCTGCTCAAATTTTCAGTCTATGTTTCCCAGCCAAATTATAGGTTTGAGAGATGCTTTTGACCACTTCTTCAGCCGTGCCCACCTCTACCATTCACTTGTCCCCAAGGGCTGCTGCCAAGCTGGACTGCAAAGGAGGGGACCCAGTCCCTTCCTGCCCCATGGATGCGGCGGAGCATTAGCCCCGCTCCCGCACACGACTGGGGCGGAGAGGTGCCGATGCCTTGGAGCCGGAGCGGCGGAGCCCCGGGTCCAGGGTGCGGTGCGTGGCGGGACCCCGGCAGGGAAGGGGTGCCAGCCAGCCCTTGTCCCGGTCCAGGGACGGGCCGCGGGCCCGGAGAGGGGCGGGGGGATTCACGTTTCGCTGACATCACGGCGGTGCTGGAGCGGCCGGgggccagcagccctgggggccAGCAGCCCCGCCGCCACGGCCACTGCGCACCCGCGGCCCCCGGCACCGGCGCCTCCGGTAAGTGGCGGCTCATGGCGGGGTGGCTCCTGCGGGACCCCAAGGGACGTCGTGCCTCTTCCCAACACTCTTCCAGCACCCCCAGCGCCTGCAGCCCAGACGTGAGGAGCCAGAGACCAACTTTGCAATTCCCGCGTACCCTTTCTCTGGCCCCCCACACCCATCGGGGGATGGAGCCTTACTCCGTACCTTACTCCGTACAGACTGGGGTAGGGTGGGCGGGGGGAGGGCTCCGGCTCTGGGACCCTCTGCTcttttccacccctggggcgCCTGGTGGTCTCCAGTAAACGGGTCAAATCTTCACGGTTTGTTATCTAGGGGTGCGTATTTATAACCCACTATCCGGGCCACCCCcaccccagctctgggctgtgttggTCCCAAGAGTGGGGGTTGtagcaggaggggctgcagcttGCCCTTCGGTGCTGTCCCCAgcgggaggggaggggacagccttCTGCCTCGGTCCCCTCCCTAGCCCCCCTCGCTTATGCTGAATCGCCCTGGGGTGGAGGGCCATAATTTCACCCCATCTCAGAGAAGGCAGCCGGGGTATAACATGCGACAGGGAGGGATGTTCTCAAAGGGATTTGGTTCATTGTCACCCTCTCTGGGGACAGGGTCTGAGATGCCAGGTTTTGCCCCCCAAGAGAGATGGGAAGCCCAGAGCAGATCAGCTTCCTCTTACCCTGAGCAGGTGGTGCAGGCTTGGGGTTTGAGGGCAAGGACCCTGCTGTGCTGGTACAGGCTGATGACCCTGGGTCTGCTGTCAGTCCAGTGGTTGCTCGCATGTTCACTGAGCTCCTCCATGGTCTGCCTCAGTCGCCTGTGTGATGACCCAGGAGGGTCACAGAACCTTCTGGGAAGTCGGCATCTTTTCATCTCCTCGAGTAGGTGGTGCCTAAAAAGAGAGGTTacagcacagggagggagaACAAAAGCCAGGCATGACCGGGAGCATCCTCTTGGCTtggctgcctccagcacagaaaGAGCACCTTGTCTGCAGGATCAGCCACTCCATTGTGCTTGTATGGAtggtggggaaggaaaaaagggttcATGACTCTTGCAAAgcaatggggaaaggaaaggagctTGAGAGCAACTTTCTGACGGGAGACCAGGAGCAGGATATGAACGAGCTGAGCCATAATGTTCATAATGGCAGCCTGTccagtgccctgccagccctgaggCTTCCCAGGCTATGCTGGGGTCAGAGGAGGCTGGGCTTTGCATGCTGGGCTGCCAAGGGAACAAGGATGAAACCTGATGGGTGGGGTCATCAGCAGTATCTCTCCAGAAGATACTCAGCAtctcagggcaggagctggtTGGGGAGCTACAGGGTGCAAAGGCTGCGGCtacagggctggggaggagaggggctgggaccAACCTCTCCCTGCACATcatgcagtgctgctgttcaaAGCAAGCCAGCCAGGAGACAAAGGACTGGGAGACATTTCTTGCACCAGTAACACACTTTCTCCCTCCTCACAGGCCAGGATGGCTCCTCAGATCTAGACAGGGAGACCAGAGGAGTGCCAGAAATCCCCATCCAAGTGACAGTGGATTGGGATAGAAGAGCCGCTGTGAGGATGTCTGAAGCCAAGCCCCTCAGCATCTCTTGCCTGGTGCTTTCCTTGCTCTCCTTTCACTGGGCTTTGCTCCAGCTGGGCCAGGCTTTTCCCAGCACCTCTGACTACCTCCAGCGGGGCTGGCAGCggctgctggaggaaggggagggCTGCACTGAGTGCCAGCCAGAGGAGTGCCCGATGCCACGCGGGTGCCTGGCTGGCACAGTGCGGGATGCCTGTGACTGCTGCTGGGAATGTGCCAACCTGGAGGGACAGATCTGTGACCTGGACAACACCAACCACTTCTATGGCAAGTGTGGGGAGCACCTGGAGTGCCGTTTGGATGCCGGCGACTTGCGTCACGGAGAGGTGCCCGAGCCCCAGTGTgcctgcctctcccagctggcCCTCTGCGGCTCCGATGGCAAAACCTACGCCCAGATCTGCAGGTTCCTGGAGGCTGCCCATGCCCAGCCCGATGCCAACCTCACTGTGGCCCACGAAGGTCCCTGCGAATCAGGTAGTGGCCCTGGAGCTATGGGAAGAGATAAGCAAGTGGGTCTGGCTTAACTGTTTCACCTGGCAGCAAAACCACAGGCACAAGACTGCAGTGGGGACTGCTCCATGCAGTGTCAGGCTACCACTAgtccccctgcactgctgctgtgggggaGCCCCTTGCAGATCCAGTGCTTGGAGAAATCTGGGAGCAGCTTTGCCAAGAGGGAGTGGAGTTTATGGGAAGCAGCAaatcctgctggagcagatggGGAAGTTCCAGGGAATTGTTAGTGAATTCTTGGCGGCAGGGCTGGGTTCACACTGGCCTGTTGCTCCCGAGAAATGTGCCTGCCTCCTGCAAATAGAAACCAGGGCTGGATTGGCTTGGCTGTGTGATTTCCATCTCCCATTTAAAACTCAGGTGGGGGCTGAGAGGGGACAGTCTAGCAGGAAGGCCTTGCCTCATCCTGCCCAGTCCGGCACAGGTCacccagtgctgtcactgcagcctgAGGCATGTCAgggttgattttattttctgtagatCATCATGTCCTTGAGCGTTTCCCCAGGTATATTTGGAGGTTGAACTCTGAACTCTGGCTCATGTTATGGGTCAGATCATGGAGCAGGTGTGGGTAAGAAGAGTGGTCCTCACTCTATCCCTCCAGAGAAAGGATATGGAACCTGGAGCTCTTGGCTCTATCCAGGAGGTGGGGATCTGCTGACTCCCTTCATTGCTGGCATGAGCCCTGTGTCAGAGCAGAGGCCTCATCTGACTGGAAGCATAACTACCTCATCCATCCTCAGCCTCAGGCTGGATGAGTGCCCCTTGGCCTTTCTCCCACAGGAGGAGCATACTCTGATCACTCAGGAGAGCTTTGCTCTGTAACATTGCTGTCGTTGCACTCTCCCTGCTGCGTGTGTCACTTGAGCATCATTGCACaggcagggaaactgaggccaGCAGGGATGGCAACCCTCCATGGACTCGgggggctgaggagggagctcccagtcccagctgtgaggagggGCCATGTCCTTGGGAAAGGTGAGGGTTTGCCTTGGGAAGAAGAAGAGACAGATGTGGGAAGGGTCCCAGCATCTCTGTGTGAACCAAACGCTCCTGCTCCAGAGACCAGCCCAGGAGAGCCATGGGATCTGCCAAGGGTAGGTAGGACCTCTCCCGAGCCCACCCTGCTCTCCTGTACCCCTCTCTCCAGAGCCTCAGATCACCTCTCCTCCCTATGACACATGGAACATCACTGGGCAGGATGTCATCTTCGGCTGCGAGGTCTTCGCCTACCCCATGGCATCCATTGAGTGGAGGAAGGATggcacagagatgctgctgcctggagatgATCCCCACATCTCTGTCCAGGTGAGCAGTGTGCCTAGGGCATTGAAGATGACCCCAGGGTGAGCCAGTGCTTCTCAGATTCATGGACAGCCATACCTGAGAGTGGTCGTACTCTGGGAATGGCCAAGCCTGGCTACCAGGGGATGAGGAGTGACTGGAGGACTGACTCAGCCAGGGCTGGTGTCTTGATGGTAGGAGCCATCAGCATAGCTCTCTCCTGTGATTTCCTCTAGTAATTTTTGAACTTAGTCATAGAGTCCTGCAGCAGGGACTTTCCCACTTGCTTGCCTTTAgtttgctgtgtgtgctgccttCACTTGCAGTCccactggcagggctggaaagaGGACTTCCTGAGTGCCTTACAGCCTGGGTTGTCCCCTGGTCCTACCAGCATGTTCAGGCAgttcctgctcttttttcccATGAGCAGGGCTTTCCTCCAAGAGCTGGCAGGCCCAGGGTCAACATCCTGCCTGCCACCAGCCCCAAATATAGCACCCAGCTGGGTGTACCTAGCTATTACATTGTGTGGGTAGAGGCAAAGGGGCCATGCACCTCAAGCAGGCACCAATGGGGAGGAAATTGTGGTGGAATGGATGGAGGGAGCCAGAGGAGCAGGTGGAACTGGGCACCATGGCCCTCTTCCATCTTTCTGTTCTTCAAGCCTCCCCACAACTTGTTTCAGGGTCTGACCGAGGATCTTCACCCCAAGCAGGACTATCCTGCCTGGTTGGAGGAAATTCTACTGTCCTCCACCCCTGGCCACCACACCATAATAACagcctgcaaacacagctgcagcccagctgggtCAGGAAAAGCTTATTTATTCCTGGGGATAAACAGAAAATGGCATGGTTGCTGCCAGAGCAATCCTGGGACTTCACTGCCTGCTGAAACAGGGGACCCGGGGCTCTCTGGCACAGACCCTCCCTTTCTTCTGCTACAAGTGCTGACAGAAATCCCCCCATTTTGCAGTTCAGAGGCGGCCCCCAGAAATACGAAGTGACAGGCTGGCTGCAGATCCAGGGTGTGCGGGTGACGGATGAGGGCACGTACTGCTGCTTCGCCAGGAACAGGGTCGGGGAGGTGGTGGCCCTGGCCAGCCTGACCGTCTTCACACCAGGTGAGCACCGTGTCCTCATCCCCATGCTCTCTTGGGGACGTGGGAAGGGATGTTTGGGCACAGTGCACCAGCATGGCAGGAGTTGCTGGAGCATAGGGCTGTGCTGGCAATGCCCCAAAAAGCTGCTGTGCGTGGTTTGGCTTTAGTCCTGGTGGGGAaggggacaggcacagcagggTGGCAATGTCACATTGTCCCCATGCTGCTCTTTCAGACCAACTCAATGTGACAGACTTCTCCCTGCTGACGCCCCGCATGACACCTGAGGACTACGGGGAGAGTGAGGAGGACTACTACTAGCCCAGAGATGGCatgtccagctgcagagatCACCTTGCCCACAGCAACCCCTCCCTGAGGCTTGGGGACCTCTCTGGAGCAAGCACTCTCCAGCAAAAACTCCTTCTCTGAACAATCCTGGCACAGGGGATTTTTTGGGTGGGGGACGGGGTGACACATCcttttggggtgctggggatGGGATGCTGGCTGGTTGGCGAGGACTGGGaccaggggcagctctgcctggagcagggtggATCTGTCCTCTGGCACTGAGTGGAGACACAATGGCAAGTTGGACACTGTGGGGGCAGCTGTGTTGTGTGTGATAAGGACTTGGTGCTGGGGATAGAGACAACCCCTTTGGGAGAGTgaggccagggcaggggcatTATGTCTTGTATGAATAATTTTtgggggagctggagcagagagctgggaccTGACTGTGATAACAGTGTGTCAAGCCTGTCTGCTTTGTGTCCTGCAAGCACAGAGACATCCCAGCTTCTCCCCACAACCTGAGGAACCTGCTGCCAAAACAcccttctcttctgttttgtttttagccGGAAAAGTAGTGATTTGAGGAAACCAGGCACTTGTGGCTTTCAGTGCTTTCGTGTCTCCAGCTGAACCACCCTTGTGGTCAGAAACACTTTGGCCTTTTTTTCACTGACTTCATGTTTTCCCTTCCATGCCTTTGACTGACTTCATGCTTTCCTTTGTCATTTCAGTTgatgttatttaaaatatatat
This is a stretch of genomic DNA from Sylvia atricapilla isolate bSylAtr1 chromosome 8, bSylAtr1.pri, whole genome shotgun sequence. It encodes these proteins:
- the KAZALD1 gene encoding kazal-type serine protease inhibitor domain-containing protein 1, coding for MSEAKPLSISCLVLSLLSFHWALLQLGQAFPSTSDYLQRGWQRLLEEGEGCTECQPEECPMPRGCLAGTVRDACDCCWECANLEGQICDLDNTNHFYGKCGEHLECRLDAGDLRHGEVPEPQCACLSQLALCGSDGKTYAQICRFLEAAHAQPDANLTVAHEGPCESEPQITSPPYDTWNITGQDVIFGCEVFAYPMASIEWRKDGTEMLLPGDDPHISVQFRGGPQKYEVTGWLQIQGVRVTDEGTYCCFARNRVGEVVALASLTVFTPDQLNVTDFSLLTPRMTPEDYGESEEDYY